A part of Paenarthrobacter sp. A20 genomic DNA contains:
- a CDS encoding iron chaperone: protein MGTVTEYLESVSEGNRAILERIVGIARELAPDAEEGVSYGMPALMVDGKGFLSVLETKKHLALYPFSGQILPEMSEELGGYSWSPGTLRFSADNPVPDSLVRRILETRLAAIRK from the coding sequence ATGGGTACCGTCACCGAATATCTCGAGAGCGTCAGCGAGGGCAACCGCGCCATTCTAGAGCGGATCGTTGGGATCGCCCGTGAGTTGGCCCCCGATGCCGAAGAAGGCGTCAGCTACGGCATGCCCGCACTGATGGTTGATGGCAAGGGCTTTCTGAGTGTGCTCGAAACCAAGAAGCACCTGGCACTGTATCCGTTCAGCGGACAGATCCTGCCGGAAATGTCGGAGGAGTTGGGCGGTTACTCCTGGTCCCCCGGGACGTTGCGGTTCTCGGCGGACAATCCCGTGCCGGACTCGTTGGTGCGCCGGATCCTCGAGACGCGGTTGGCAGCGATCCGGAAGTAG
- a CDS encoding IclR family transcriptional regulator C-terminal domain-containing protein, producing the protein MSDSAVTPQASDQYVQSLARGLAVIRAFDANNPVMTLSEVAARTDLTRATARRFLHTLVELGYVRTDGKTFALTAKVLQLGYSYLSALSLPQLAQPHLEQLSLKLGESTSAAVLDGPDIFYVARVATRRIMNVGITVGTRFPAYATSMGRVLLAGLPQAKLEAYLTTAELTPLTPRTVASVPDLRAAVERVRAQGWCLLDQELEIGLMSIAAPVWNHNNGDNVAAINVSLQAQAVAAQPDPEKYLESVRQEVVATANAISQDVSAKH; encoded by the coding sequence ATGAGCGATTCCGCAGTTACCCCGCAGGCCAGCGACCAGTACGTTCAGTCGCTGGCCCGTGGGCTCGCAGTGATCCGGGCATTCGACGCGAACAACCCCGTGATGACACTTAGCGAAGTCGCTGCCCGCACGGACCTGACTCGCGCCACAGCACGGAGGTTCCTGCACACCTTGGTTGAGCTGGGCTACGTCCGCACCGACGGCAAGACCTTCGCCCTGACGGCCAAGGTGTTGCAGCTCGGGTACTCATACTTGTCGGCGTTGTCCTTGCCCCAGTTGGCCCAGCCGCACCTGGAGCAGCTCAGCTTGAAGCTGGGGGAGTCGACGTCCGCGGCGGTCTTGGACGGCCCGGACATCTTCTACGTGGCCCGCGTGGCCACGCGCCGGATCATGAACGTCGGGATCACCGTCGGCACGCGCTTCCCCGCGTACGCCACGTCCATGGGCCGCGTCCTGCTCGCCGGATTGCCGCAGGCCAAGCTGGAGGCTTACCTCACGACGGCGGAACTCACCCCGCTCACGCCGCGAACCGTCGCCAGCGTGCCCGACTTGAGGGCCGCCGTCGAACGCGTCCGTGCGCAAGGCTGGTGCCTGCTCGACCAAGAGCTCGAAATCGGGCTGATGTCCATCGCAGCCCCGGTGTGGAACCACAACAACGGCGACAACGTTGCGGCCATCAACGTCTCACTGCAGGCCCAAGCCGTCGCCGCGCAACCTGACCCGGAAAAGTACCTCGAGTCAGTGCGACAGGAAGTCGTGGCCACCGCCAACGCGATCTCGCAGGACGTGTCGGCAAAACACTGA
- a CDS encoding 3-oxoacid CoA-transferase subunit B, whose translation MSTETSIQTSEKPLGRDELAQLVARDIAPGSFVNLGIGQPTLVSNYLTEEQNITLHTENGMLGMGPAAEGEEIDGDLINAGKIPVTELPGASYFHHADSFAIMRGGHLDICVLGAFQVSATGDLANWHTGAPDAIPAVGGAMDLATGAKDVFVMMTLLTREGVSKLVEQCTYPLTGVGCVTRVYTDKAVFLTGPDGVTVRETFGCTFEEIQELVPLPLKKAE comes from the coding sequence ATGAGCACCGAAACCAGCATCCAGACCTCCGAGAAGCCGCTGGGCCGCGATGAGCTCGCCCAGTTGGTGGCCCGCGACATCGCCCCGGGTTCGTTCGTGAACCTGGGCATCGGCCAGCCGACGCTCGTGTCCAACTACCTCACCGAGGAACAGAACATCACGCTCCACACGGAGAACGGGATGCTCGGCATGGGCCCGGCCGCTGAAGGCGAGGAGATTGACGGCGATCTCATCAACGCCGGCAAGATCCCCGTCACCGAACTGCCCGGAGCCTCGTACTTCCATCACGCCGACTCGTTCGCGATCATGCGCGGTGGGCACCTGGACATCTGCGTGCTCGGCGCCTTCCAGGTATCCGCCACCGGCGACCTCGCCAACTGGCACACCGGCGCCCCGGACGCGATCCCGGCCGTTGGTGGAGCCATGGACCTCGCAACGGGCGCCAAGGACGTTTTCGTGATGATGACGCTCCTGACACGTGAGGGCGTGTCCAAGCTGGTGGAGCAGTGCACCTACCCGTTGACCGGCGTCGGCTGCGTGACGCGCGTGTACACGGACAAAGCAGTGTTCCTCACAGGGCCCGACGGCGTCACCGTGCGGGAGACCTTCGGCTGCACCTTCGAGGAAATCCAGGAACTCGTGCCGCTGCCCCTGAAAAAGGCAGAGTAG